In a single window of the Oscarella lobularis chromosome 4, ooOscLobu1.1, whole genome shotgun sequence genome:
- the LOC136185684 gene encoding sorting nexin-27-like, producing MSVCLRTCMHRCITCMHIAYTLRTRCDEKIPGLTSKMSNAAIRIRVVDGSVANVDWRRGAKAGDLLLAACRDAGLSNASAKHFALAREREPRRPARVYADDDEIDVADVDCLVLRKWIPIDTISIERKLANRDDVALRLLFHEARDDVERGKLRPSDDQIAELESYCDPAFPVQKQYLFLCHELNGYATIELTRCRLAEPVVLDADDRRRLEKGLRVKLTVAKTGLEISRDFDDVGERLLFVVWQRIRRWRTSTDDGETFGYEVRLGSGNFVWVLLETDQAFYVCTVVQTITGQLKKEFDGPESFLARPLGESSSSSKSFRNQLFSGVGKDCDFSEI from the coding sequence ATGAGTGTGTGTCTGCGTACATGTATGCATAGATGTATTACATGTATGCATATAGCATATACATTGCGTACCAGGTGTGATGAAAAAATTCCCGGACTGACATCAAAAATGTCAAACGCCGCGATTCGAATCCGCGTAGTCGACGGGAGCGTCGCGAACGTCGACTGGCGACGCGGCGCGAAAGCCGGCGATCTTCTCCTCGCCGCCTGTCGCGACGCGGGCCTCTCGAACGCGAGCGCAAAGCACTTCGCActcgcgcgcgaacgcgaaccGCGTCGTCCCGCGCGCGTttacgccgacgacgacgaaatcgacgtcgccgacgtcgattgcctCGTCCTGCGAAAGTGGATACCGATCGATACGATATCGATCGAAAGAAAGCTCGccaatcgcgacgacgtcgccctGCGCCTTCTCTTTCACGaggcgcgcgacgacgtcgaacgcggtAAGTTGCGCCCCTCCGACGACCAAATCGCCGAGCTCGAATCTTACTGCGATCCGGCCTTTCCCGTGCAAAAACAGTACCTGTTTCTCTGCCACGAATTGAACGGCtacgcgacgatcgaattGACGCGCTGTCGACTCGCCGAGCccgtcgttctcgacgccgacgatcgCCGCCGACTCGAAAAAGGCCTTCGAGTGAAGCTAACCGTCGCTAAGACGGGACTCGAAATTTctcgcgatttcgacgacgtcggagagAGACTATTATTCGTCGTGTGGCAACGCATTCGACGTTGGCGAACGTCGactgacgacggcgagacatTCGGTTACGAGGTTCGTCTCGGATCGGGGAATTTTGTCTGGGTGCTGCTCGAGACCGATCAAGCGTTCTACGTCTGTACCGTCGTTCAGACGATCACTGGTCAACTGAAAAAAGAGTTTGACGGACCGGAATCGTTTCTCGCTCGACCGTTAggagagtcgtcgtcgtcgtcaaaatctTTTCGTAACCAACTTTTTTCGGGTGTAGGAAAGGATTGTGATTTTTCAGAAATTTAG
- the LOC136185692 gene encoding calcium-regulated heat-stable protein 1-like, protein MSLEEQRPKSPFRVPSPTPTRHLRPEATSISAARGPVRTGVISKFDRSHGHGFIAPKEGGEGIFVHISDIDGDYVPKEGDHVKFKTCPLPPKCEKLQAIDVVITTLIGQKHERWD, encoded by the exons ATGTCTTTGGAAGAGCAGCGACCAAAGTCACCCTTTAGGGTTCCGAGTCCGACTCCGACTCGTCATTTGCGTCCCGAAGCAAC ATCGATTAGCGCGGCGAGAGGACCAGTAAGAACGGGCGTCATATCAAAATTCGATCGAAGCCACGGGCATGGCTTTATTGCTCCTAAAGAGGGAGGCGAAGGAATTTTCGTTCACATCTCCGA CATCGATGGCGACTATGTACCGAAAGAAGGCGACCACGTCAAATTCAAGACGTGCCCGTTGCCTCCCAAGTGCGAAAAACTGCAGGCAATAGACGTTGTCATTACGACGCTCATCGGACAGAAACACGAACGCTGGgactaa
- the LOC136185681 gene encoding ZZ-type zinc finger-containing protein 3-like, with amino-acid sequence MENAVDDSLCSGGVKSEANSSPEMGSGDRETAEAESAPLHPFCFESDHLALKNNPTYGKLMRSLVALEAQRIQAAKDLEKLHDLQQKALSDPLNFIEILRSQPGAIEKEIPREQKIVEIPAIDEDVGRAGAHSHSSADSDKAELKLGEKIRGKLYDEGKHVRFNQPWSAEEQAKLDALLVQYPTEAVETKRWEKIAKHLNRTPRQVASRVQKYFIKLVKAGLPIPGRLPNRHVARKLKNGAYRVLSKPSTFFSSQKPEVLMNETELLEDDFSMGGGGGGGGGDGEGRSHNDWDMLSQNDENDNDNEEEGEDDDEDDDNDDDDDDDVSAASQMPSPRQVEVGLDQRLRELIQEDSSLAETQEYKELRQLQKLREQKTREFVDQDYGNLGYKQRQNYLDPNYQPSAKQSPIYKKPL; translated from the exons ATGGAAAATGCAGTCGACGACTCTCTCTgcagcggcggcgtcaaATCCGAGGCCAACTCTTCGCCGGAAATGGGTTCCGGCGATCGCGAGACGGCGGAAGCGGAGTCTGCTCCGTTGCACCCGTTTTGCTTCGAATCTGATCATTTGGCGTTGAAGAACAATCCGAC CTATGGAAAACTAATGAGGTCTCTGGTTGCCTTAGAAGCGCAAAGAATTCAAGCTGCCAAG GACTTGGAAAAGTTGCACGATCTGCAGCAGAAAGCGCTAAGCGATCCATTGAACTTCATTGAAATATTGAGATCACAA CCGGGTGCTATTGAGAAAGAGATACCTCGCGAGCAGAAAATAGTTGAAATACCGGCCATTGATGAAGATGTGGGAAGAGCTG GTGCCCACAGTCACAGTAGTGCTGACTCTGATAAG GCTGAGTTAAAATTAGGAGAGAAAATTCGAGGAAAATTGTACGATGAAGGAAAGCACGTTCGTTTTAATCAGCCTTGGTCAGCAGAAGAACAG GCAAAACTTGATGCTCTTCTTGTCCAATATCCAACCGAAGCGGTAGAAACAAAGCGATgggaaaaaattgcaaagCATTTAAATCGGACACCGCGACAG GTAGCGAGTCGCGttcaaaaatattttattaaaCTGGTAAAAGCCGGACTGCCTATACCAGGTAGACTGCCTAATCGTCATGTAGCTCGAAAG TTGAAAAACGGAGCATATCGAGTGCTTTCAAAACCGTCtaccttcttctcttctcagaAGCCAGAAGTCCTCATGAATGAAACGGAACTTTTAGAAGACGACTTTTCAatgggaggaggaggaggaggaggaggaggagacggagAAGGCCGCAGCCACAATGACTGGGACATGCTCAGTCAAAACGATGAAAATGATAATGACaatgaggaggagggggaagacgacgacgaagatgacgacaacgacgacgacgacgatgacgacgtttcagCAGCAAGTCAAATGCCTTCCCCAAGGCAAGTTGAAGTTGGACTCGATCAACGTCTACGTGAACTGATCCAAGAGgattcgtcgctcgccgaaACGCAAGAATATAAGGAACTACGTCAATTGCAGAAACTCCGCGAACAGAAAACacgcgaattcgtcgatcaAGACTACGGAAATCTCGGCTACAAACAACGTCAGAACTATCTCGATCCAAACTATCAACCGTCAGCAAAACAAAGTCCTATTTACAAAAAACCCCTCTAA
- the LOC136185673 gene encoding F-box only protein 38-like — protein sequence MSEMSKRKNDDKNDDVASAKQAKLDDDQLPEKANDDLELTDLPTDVLVRIVDYLTMPDALKCEHLHTKLADAVALSLQIRREIDVTSTTWSNDVPPSLDDARFRRLVARCPNVRVLRGLHTNETCTPKELADGKHRLSADGVLQAIDACEKLTSISTSSLRVLDAVLQRRPTIRIRGHFRNRRGTFPAPESSRLTMPANALLTQISLVGVRVPRLVAMTGVAELNLKWIVFEDAEPFKDLSTPDLQLFSMKHCRCYGDRDVIYKPLFESLADAVHLSRMDVARVPFPEGCLRAVVEAKVQEQCFQSLTSVAMSSCSRAGPADLFFPVLTSRHALERLRVQPSLSDDVFFAHVQAASVPYSRLTTLELGYRDDFPSTLDEWTEERLVEHGLEPYTIVDCPLTDVGMNCAFVSLKQLKNLHVYRAPALVQPDYWIQSGGDCVGKFLRDLTLKECRRISSVSLGKFISRLPALQTLALDCVGSPVADMVQTSSPIAAQAVIEALSLLEFENSAEPTSRLRLSSQSLTTVTIVNSSYAGVDVVDCPLLENFTVMRCASLNGLSFEKAPVTRCKIIECPRLKPSGFLPSFARLAPVSSRLIIYNCAPESVDEADIERLAFSEACDYHVAVIYDKVCPLSVRTDLRMRTWMEIVDELNGLLLNEGFPKAVYPIETTTTTADYLSFADKTEPGKVDSEDSKPDKTSATVTGSGDDDSATTTKKKTAVKRRGKAKGGDKETKKKKKKRVELPSKSSMEVRCGREVWRYEGIAKIDGELGDFVYVGDIPWIKELAETKLLRHWREAGAFAPTVPPVPVLRPEFTVADCKEKLKDVIEKRKGEGKGILERCLTFVVSPAKVEEQLF from the coding sequence ATGTCCGAAAtgtcgaaacgaaagaacgacgacaagaacgacgacgtagcATCGGCAAAACAAGCCAAACTGGACGACGATCAGCTGCCAGAGAAAGCAAACGATGATCTAGAACTAACCGATCTCCCGACAGACGTCCTCGTACGCATCGTCGATTATCTTACGATGCCGGACGCACTCAAGTGCGAGCATCTCCACACGAAactcgccgacgccgtcgcactCTCGCTGCAAATCcgacgcgaaatcgacgtcacgtcgacgacgtggtcGAACGACgttccgccgtcgctcgacgacgcgcgctttcgtcgtctcgtcgcccgCTGCCCGAACGTCCGCGTCCTACGCGGCCTTCACACGAACGAGACGTGCACGCCGAAAGAGCTCGCCGACGGCAAGCATCGACTCAGCGCCGACGGCGTGCTTCAAGCGATCGACGCCTgcgaaaaattgacgtcgatctccacgtcgtcgttgcgcgtgctcgacgccgttctgCAAAGGCGACCGACGATTCGCATACGAGGTCActttcgaaatcgtcgcggaACGTTTCCCGCGCCCGAGTCGAGTCGTTTGACGATGCCGGCGAATGCACTTCTCACGCAGATCtcgctcgtcggcgttcgcgtGCCACGACTCGTTGCCATGACGGGCGTCGCCGAACTCAATCTCAAGTGGATCGTCTTCGAAGACGCCGAACCGTTCAAGGATCTGAGCACGCCCGACTTGCAATTGTTCTCTATGAAACATTGCCGTTGCTATGGCgaccgtgacgtcatttacaAACCGCTTTTTGAGtcgctcgccgacgccgttcaTCTGAGTCGAATGGACGTCGCTCGCGTGCCGTTTCCCGAGGGTTGTCTGCGAGCCGTTGTCGAGGCGAAGGTTCAGGAGCAATGTTTTCAGTCGCTCACGAGCGTCGCCATGTCGTCGTGCTCGCGCGCCGGACCCGCCGATCTCTTCTTTCCCGTTCTCACGTCGCGACACGCGCTCGAACGTCTGCGCGTTCAGCCGTCGCtctccgacgacgtcttcttcgctcaCGTTCAAGCGGCAAGCGTTCCCTATTCGCGCTTGACGACGCTCGAGCTCGGCTATCGCGACGACtttccgtcgacgctcgacgagtGGACGGAGGAGCGGCTCGTCGAGCACGGTCTCGAGCCGTATACGATCGTCGATTGTCCGCTGACGGACGTCGGAATGAACTGCGCGTTCGTCTCGTTGAAACAGCTGAAGAATTTGCACGTGTATCGCGCTCCCGCGCTCGTTCAGCCCGACTACTGGATTCAAAGTGGGGGCGATTGCGTCGGCAAGTTTCTTCGCGATCTCACGCTGAAGGAATGCCGACGAATCTCGAGTGTCAGCTTGGGGAAATTCATATCGCGATTGCCCGCTCTTCAGACGCTCGCGCTCGATTGCGTCGGGTCTCCGGTCGCCGACATGGTccagacgtcgtcgccgattgcCGCGCAAGCCGTCATAGAGGCGCTTAGTTTGCTAGAATTCGAGAACAGCGCCGAGCCTACGAGTCGACTGAGACTTTCAAGTCAATCCTTGACTACAGTGACGATTGTGAATAGTTCATATGCCGGcgtggacgtcgtcgattgtcCGCTGTTGGAGAACTTTACTGTGATGCGTTGTGCGTCGCTGAACGGACTTTCGTTTGAGAAGGCGCCTGTCACTCGCTGCAAAATCATTGAGTGTCCTCGGTTGAAGCCGTCCGGATTTTTACCGAGTTTCGCTCGCCTGGCGCCCGTGAGCAGTCGCTTGATCATCTATAATTGCGCGCcggagagcgtcgacgaggccGATATCGAACGGTTAGCTTTCTCTGAAGCCTGCGATTACCACGTGGCTGTCATTTACGATAAAGTGTGTCCGCTGTCAGTGCGCACTGACTTGAGGATGAGAACGTGGATGGAAATAGTTGACGAATTGAACGGTCTTCTCCTTAACGAGGGCTTTCCCAAAGCCGTTTATCCTATAGAAACCACGACAACGACAGCggattatttatcttttgcAGATAAGACCGAGCCGGGAAAAGTCGACAGTGAAGATTCTAAGCCAGATAAGACTAGTGCTACTGTCACTGGTAGTGGGGACGACGATTCCGCTACTactacgaagaagaagactgCAGTCAAGAGGCGGGGAAAGGCTAAGGGAGGCGacaaggagacgaagaaaaagaaaaagaaacgcgttGAACTTCCTTCGAAGAGTTCCATGGAGGTGAGATGCGGTCGTGAGGTGTGGCGTTACGAGGGAATAGCAAAGATTGACGGTGAACTGGGCGATTTTGTATACGTCGGCGATATTCCGTGGATCAAGGAACTAGCGGAGACCAAATTGCTGAGACACTGGAGAGAAGCGGGCGCTTTTGCTCCCACCGTGCCTCCGGTTCCCGTTTTGAGACCGGAATTCACTGTTGCCGACTGCAAGGAAAAACTGAAGGATGTTATTGAGAAGCGGAAAGGGGAAGGCAAAGGAATACTCGAACGGTGTCTGACTTTTGTGGTAAGCCCAGCAAAAGTCGAGGAACAGTTATTTTAG
- the LOC136185680 gene encoding argininosuccinate synthase-like: MSDEKRVILAYSGGLDTSCILVWLKEQGFQVICYMADVGQKEDMEAARKKALSLGAEKIYIEDVREQFVVDFVFPAVQANALYEDRYQLGSSLARPCIARRHVEIAKREGARYVSHGATGKGNDQIRFEMTFYALYPEVQVIAPWRMPEFYKRFEGRTGLLKYAEERNIPLPVTKESPYSCDENLMHISYEGGILENPAAVPPERIFKMTCHSELWPDKPENIEIEFKNGIPVKVSNLDDGTTKEKPLDLFLYLNEVGGRHGVGRIDIVENRFIGMKSRGVYETPGGYILLVAHLDIENVTLDRELRKVKQGLCIKFAEQVYQGFWWAPECEFVRFCIDKSQEHVEGKVRLSLFKGQVYVKARESKMSLYNEDLVSMDKRGSYNPEDADGFIKVTALRVREFNALRSALAAQNSS, translated from the exons aTGAGTGACGAGAAGCGCGTGATACTCGCCTACAGCGGCGGTCTCGACACGTCTTGCATTCTCGTTTGGCTCAAAGAGCAAGGCTTTCAAGTCATTTGCTACATG gCAGACGTCGGGCAGAAGGAAGACATGGAAGCAGCTCGCAAAAAAGCGCTCAGCCTCGGAGCGGAAAAG ATCTACATCGAAGACGTACGAgagcaattcgtcgtcgatttcgtctttccGGCCGTCCAAGCAAACGCCCTCTACGAAGATCGTTATCAGCTCGGATCGT CTCTGGCGCGACCGTGTATTGCGAGGCGGCACGTCGAAATAGCGAAACGCGAAGGGGCGCGGTACGTGTCTCACGGCGCGACAGGCAAG GGCAATGATCAGATTCGCTTCGAGATGACGTTCTATGCTCTTTATCCGGAAGTCCAG GTGATTGCTCCGTGGAGAATGCCGGAGTTTTACAAGCGGTTCGAGGGGCGCACAGGATTGCTTAAATATGCCGAG GAGAGAAATATTCCCTTGCCTGTCACCAAGGAGAGTCCTTACAGTTGTGACGAAAATTTGATGCATATCAGCTACGAAGGAGGAATTCTGGAGAATCCGGCC GCGGTTCCTCCTGAACGCATCTTCAAGATGACTTGTCATTCTGAATTGTGGCCAGATAAG CCAGAAAATATCGAGATTGAATTCAAAAATG GCATTCCCGTCAAGGTCTCCAATCTCGACGATGGGACGACAAAGGAAAAGCCATTAGATTTGTTTCTGTATCTAAATGAAGTGGG GGGTCGTCACGGCGTTGGACGAATTGATATTGTCGAGAATCGCTTCATTGGAATGAAGAGCAGAG gaGTCTATGAGACGCCCGGTGGCTATATCCTTTTGGTCGCTCATTTGGATATCGAGAACGTGACCCTCGACAGAGAGTTGAGAAAAGTGAAGCAGGGACTGTGCATCAAGTTTGCTGAACAAGTTTACCAAG GCTTTTGGTGGGCTCCTGAGTGTGAATTTGTCAG ATTTTGCATTGACAAGAGTCAGGAGCACGTTGAAGGCAAAGTTCGCCTATCACTCTTCAAAGGCCAG GTGTACGTGAAAGCCAGAGAATCCAAAATGTCACTGTACAACGAAGATCTAGTGAG CATGGACAAACGAGGCAGCTACAATCCAGAAGACGCCGATGGTTTCATCAAAGTCACAGCGCTCAG GGTGAGAGAGTTCAACGCTCTGCGCAGCGCTCTAGCCGCTCAAAACTCCAGCtaa